The genomic segment GATGACAATCCTTGAGTGCTTTATTTGTAAGGATAATGCTATGGTAGAGGCAAAACACATGCTGCAAAAAGTATAAGGGTATCATATATCTATTTCCATTgatcaaggtctttcatggtgTGTCCCACACTGTGTTAATGCTTGTGATGTGTTGGCATGAAAATATGCAGCACCTATCAAAAGACATGCCTAATGAATGCCATGACAAACTAGAAAATACTTTTTTATTTGGCTTTTAGgctactttattttatttttggagaCAATTTAAACATTCAAAGAAGAATTTGATTTCATTTAGCATCCtaaatcaaattaaaaattCATATTGTGGTTGATGAACACACTCTGGTTATTTGTAGAATGGTATTTAAAGAATTTGCCTGTAAACTATGTGAAACTAGTTCCTTATCTCTTGTGCTTTCCCctctttctttatcttttatcttctttccttttattgTATTGCATAGTCTTTCCACTCTTTTAGTGAAAAGGCGTGTGGGTTATCTCTCCCTTTCCCCTCAAAAGAAACATTTTAGCCAACTATAGGATTATAAATTcaaaacaaaagagagagagagctcataTATAAaagtgagaagttatgaatgtgGAAAGTACATTGTTATTAGTGTAATTCTGGTAATCTTAATTAGTTTGATAGGGTACTGAAGCATGCTTCCTATATTGAATGTATTGATTGCTATTCTGCCATACAGGAGAATAGAttgatattttcaaaaataggtCAGCTTATGACACACCTACATGTAGTGTGCATGTAAATTTTCATCATGATCGATACCACATGGCTTGGTATGCTATTGTCCATCATCTAAATTCTGGCATTGTATAAGTGATACAGCTATGAAAGAGGTTTTACTGTAGATGTTGATGCAACTCCACAATTTCTTAGAAAAATAAGAGACAATAGGTGTACGAATAGTAAAACAATATGCTTGGATTCATTTAACAAATTCAGTGACAATAAACATTGAGTAGATGACTCTTCACACAGATCACCTTGGGTGCAATAACAGCAACATAAGGCCATTGGGGCCATCCTCACTTGTTAACCTGGTAGTTTTCATTGTGGTTGCAGACCAAGAATGGATACAAGATCAAACCCTTAAAGTGGACATCTAGGTAAAAAACTAATTGAGCTTTATAAATATGTAGAAAAAGTAACTAAATTTGAAATAATACATAAGGAAATTTTATGTGATGCCTTAAATGGAAATGCTATGTTGGCAAGATAAGCACAAATGATGAATAGATATATCTGCACATCATGGGTGTATTCTGCTCGTGCCATGTTGTAAGAGTGAGTTCTTCAATCCAAGGTTTCAAATCCTGTGGGATGGGGGTGTCCTGGTTTCTCCATGGAACGGTTTGCCCCACGATCCTGCTCCGCCTCGACCGCGGTCTTGGTCATGTAACTCGGTACAATATCCTCCCCCTCTCCccccctcttctttcctctctttctttttttctatttcttttttattttcttccttttttttctcttctaccttcctttctttcctttcctttttctttctttttcttatcccttcctttatttcttttttccttccttcttctttctctttcctttttcccttctttccttcctttctttcctttgcttcttcttttttttctttccttttcttcttattcttctcattcttctcatttcctttcactttttccttttcttcatctttccttccttttttcttcttttctccccGCATTGCTGGGTTTTGAAGTCTTGACCCCATCTTGGTCTTGTTTTCTCGTAGTAATGGGATGCGGCAGCCGGGATGCCCCTATCCTGCTAGGACTTAAAACCTTGCTTCAATCAAACTGAATCCTTTCCAATTGGATGGTGATGAGGAGTTGGAGTAGGCAAGCAGATTTAAAATTATGTTCAGTGATGTGGAAGAAGTGGTCTTTCCTTTGAAGCTATTAGATGATCCCACATGTTATACCAGCTAGATCAGTGCAAATGGTGTCAAAATCATGATCCATCTACTAACATTGATATGAAAAATTTCTTTTTGAGAGTGGTTCACTATGGGATCGCATTAAGTTGCTGGAAATGAGGCTTAAAAGACCAGTCATGGAATATGAAAGAACATGGATACTCAAGGAATCTAGTTGCATCATATATTGTATAGTAATTGTTAGATTCTTTCAGACATCTGCAATCTCTAGAATCATTAGAAGACAGCAAGAGACTTTGAGTTTGAGAATGTAGTATGAGTTCTGTGTTGGTTGCCACTATTTAAGGAGCTAAGGGGATTATCTCCTAAAACATATGTCGAGGGAGTTTATCTTGAAATCTTGAACAATGGTGCAGCTAAGTCAAAATGTATATATTGCTAATGGAATTGGTAGGGCTGGTATATTTATCTGGTAGTAATGTCTTCTTGCTTGTGTGTTTTCTTGATGATTATCTTTCTTAATGTGCGAATTGTTAACCTTTTTTATATTAGCTAGGAATTACATACGGTTAGAATTTATTGTTTTTGCTATAATAAACTTGGAGGGCTCATCATGCGCCAATTCTTTTGAAGTGCTTCTATTTACTAATATGCTAGTTGAACCTTTTAAATTGCCTGTTGCTTCTCACCCAAGTAAGGTAATTAACACTTCCTGACCATTACAGttagaaaattatattttacaGAATTCACAGGAAGGATGCTCCTTTAGTTTGTACTCTATCGTCATCTACCTTCATTGCTAGTGGATTTGTTTCTTGGAAACTTCAGTTAGCTTGACATTCACCATATTGGTCTTATTTTACTATATTGCATGTAAGAATGAATTTTTTGTCATGTAAAACTAAACATATTGGTATGTGGAAAGTATATTGATCAGCATTCCCCAATTGATATGTTCAAAGAATGTTTTATATACCTGAACCATAATAGCTGACATTTCTTCACCAAAGAATGAATTCGGTCATCTATACTTTTATAGAGAAAATGCACGACTCTGTAGCAGCAAAAGAGgcatctaaaatattttttaacataTAATATATGCGATCATTTTTCTACATATATCAAATTACACTGGTTTTGATGATTTTTCTTATTTGAGAGTTGCAGGAACTTGATTAATATTCTTGCAGAAGTTTCACAGTCTGGAAAACAGAGACATATTCCATATCGTGATTCCAGGCTGACATTTTTACTGCAGGAATCTCTTGGCGGTAATGCAAAGCTAGCAATATTATGTGCCATTTCCCCTTCACAGAGGTAAAGTTTCAGAGTCTCTGGAGATATGTTCCCCCACTTTCTGCTCCTCTTTTCTCTTTGATAAGGAATTTATTGATAATGGCAGCTGcaagagtgaaacattaagtacctTGAGATTTGCACAGCGTGCAAAAGTCATAACAAACAAGGCAGTAGTAAATGAAATAACACAGGATGATGTTAATGTCTTGCGTGAGCAGATACGCCAACTGAAGGTAGATTTCAATCATATGTTCATTATTTATTAAAGGTTATCATTTAATCTGGTTTTCCTGCAGTTGATTTAATTGTATGATTACATATTTTCAATAGGATGAACTTCTACGAATGAAGACCCACGGAACCCAATCAGAGAGCAGTGGAAGTTATTCAACTGGATGGAATGCACGGCGGAGCTTGAATCTTTTGAGAATGAGCCTTAACCGTCCTAGAGCATTACCTGTTATCAAAGATGACAGTGATGAAGAGATGGAAATTGATGAGAATGATGTTGAGAAGCCCCATTTCGAAGCAGGATTACAGCCATCCGAAGACAAAGTACCTGCTGTGTTAGAGATTTCCAAGGAGAAAGTATTGTTCTGTAAGTCTGATAATAGAATGGTTCTTGGAGATACACAGTCAGGTCATATATCTGGGTCTGGCAGTGGCACTTATCAAGTTAATGCATTGGAAGGTCGTGAATTAGAGCACATAGATCAAGGCCATGTTTGCCTCAAGTTGGATGGGAAAGGGTATTGTTCTACTGACGATGGTGTAGACAAACCACTGGATGGAAGTCGTACAGCAGAGATGAATGATGAAAAGATTCAGGTTTTGCCAGATAATGACATGCTTGGTAAAAGTAAACCTCTGGAAGAAAAGGCACATGTTTTGGTTTCAGATCCACCCGTAATTTCTTCCAGTTCTCCAGATTCCATCATATCACCATCCAGCCTTAGTGTGCCATGCCGGACATCCCCCGTTCTTCAGTCACCTAAATTGAGCACCTCACCGATAGTCGAAAATCGCAGCAGGAAGAGTCTCAGAACATCATCATCTAAGTCCGCATCTCAGAACAATATACTAGAAAATGTGGAATCTCGTTCAGGGGATATAAACTTATCCTTTGCAGACACTTCAAATCACAATTCATTGAATGCTTCTATCATGCAAACCTGTAAGAAATTCCTGGCACCAACTGAACATTTGGCAGCCAGTCTTCATCATGGTCTTCAAATTATGGATAACCACCGGCATAGTTCAGCTCTAAGGAGGTCGTCGTTCATGTTTTCTATCAGACCTGTTGATGTCAAACCAATGGGGCCAGTAATTAAGGTTGATGCTGGTGTACAAACACTTGTTCAAGAATCAGAAATACCAggaattttatctacatttatCTGTAATCGTTGTAAGAATGGAGCTTCTACAGATGAACATAGCAACAACACAGAGTTGCAATTAGTACTTGTTGATGGATCAATGTCATCAGACAAACAAAAGATGCAAGTTCCGAAAGTAGGTTTAAAAGCATATGCTTAAACATTATCTGTATTATATTgttatttcatattttcttgTAAACATTCATTAGACCTGTTGGACCCAGGTCAACACATTGTACTAAAGAGGGTAATGTTTATTGTGACCTGTAGGCAGTGGAGAAGGTGCTGGCTGGTGCCATTAGGCGAGAAATGGCAGTTGAAGATCAGTGTGCAAAGCAAGCTGCTGAAATTGCCCAGTTAAATCGTTTGGTTGGGATCCTTTTCCACCTTTCAGTTACTAAATTTGTCAATATATGCCGTACTCTCCTCATCATCATTACTTTTGCAGGTCCAACAATATAAGCATGAACGTGAATGCAGTGCCGTAATTGCAGAGACACGTGAAGATAAAATTTCCCGCCTTGAGAGTCTTATGGATGGTATTTTGCCAACAGAAGATTTCATGGAGGAGGAGTTTGTTTCACTTATGAATGAACACAAAGTATTTCAGCTTCTTCTGCcagttttataaattttttagtTTGTAGTTGTCAGATCAAAGGTTCTTTATGAAAATGTCCATCAATAATTATTGTACTGATATCTACCATTATTTTGGCAAACACAGCTTCTTAACGAGAAATATGAGAATCATCCAGAAGTTTTGCGTGTAAATATTGAGCTTAAAAGAGTTCAAGATGAGTTAGATCGGTACAGGAACTTCTGTGATATGGGTGAGAGGGATGTGTTGATGGGAGAGATTCAAGATCTAAAGGGCCAAGTGCAATATTACATGAGTTCTTCCATGTCAACCCCAAAACCAAATCCATTGCTTCTGTTGGCCGATTCAATTGAACCCAATTCAACACCTCTTAGTCCAATCTCCGAGTTGGCTGAAGAAAGTGCTGATGAGAAACAAAAACAGGAGATGTGTGATTGGGATAAAGTTGAAAGTAAGTGGATTTCTATTTCTGAAGAGCTTAGACGTGAACTTGAAGCAAGTCGCTCTCTTGCTGAAAAGTGGAAGCGAGAACTTGATTCCGAGAAGAAATGCACAGAAGAGTTGAAAGAGGCATTGCAGACAGCAATGCAAGGTCATGCCCATATTCTGGAACAGTATGCAGAACTTCAGGAGAAGCATATTGCTTTACTTGGGAGGCACCGGAAGATCAGTGATGGGATTGAAGACGTAAAGAGAGCAGCAGCAAAAGCTGGGGTTAAGGGAAGTGAGTCCAGATTCATCGACTCCCTTGCAGCTGAAATTTCGGTTTTAAGagcagagagagaaaaagagaggcgATATTGGAGGGATGAAAATAAAGGCCTTCAGGCTCAACTTAGGGATACTGCTGAAGCTGTGCAGGCTGCAGGAGAAGTGCTAGTGCGGCTAAAGGAAGCAGAGGAAACTGCTGCAATTGCTCAGGTAAATTTACTTGCAGTTGCACAAATATATGCTACAATCAATTTTGTTGCCGTAATGCAATTATACAAATGCACATGCATAGAGGTACACATGCTTGTGTGCACGCAGTATCATTCTTGTTTGGGATGGAAACAAGATACTGTAGATGTGCCTGAAATGAGTAGGAATAATAATACATTGGAAAACTAGCCATACACCTAATGATTAGGATTTGAGGCATCAGCTAGGTAAGTCTTTGGTAGTCTAAAGCATTTGTGCATGCACATATGTGCACGAAACATATAGGAAAAGGCATCAAATTTGCTTCAATTTTGCATGTCTGATTGTGTTTGTGTATGGAGAGGGGAATAGAGGGATAGGTGCAcacacagatatatatatatatatatatatatatatatatatatacatatatatatatatacacacatatatatatagacatatatat from the Phoenix dactylifera cultivar Barhee BC4 chromosome 14, palm_55x_up_171113_PBpolish2nd_filt_p, whole genome shotgun sequence genome contains:
- the LOC103721287 gene encoding kinesin-like protein KIN-12B, encoding MKAHSHQRSARVPPSETLTPHKHRPPRIPKENVDPGPTPPESSPFRSPSVAGKTLATKNRSPLPPRPPLSSNHGGNPLKRKLSLETLPENGVPASMASDSGVQVIVRMRPLNKEEEEGALIVQKISPNSISILDHAFTFDSVADSRSTQEDIFHLVGLPLVENCLAGFNSSIFAYGQTGSGKTYTMWGPPSALSEDASSSNERGLTPRVFEQLFSRIDEEQAKHSDNQLNYQCRCSFLEIYNEQITDLLDPTQRNLLIREDVRTGVYVDCLTEEYVCTVNDVIQLLTKGLTNRRIGATSINAESSRSHCVFTCIVECRAKNVADGRSSLRTSRINLVDLAGSERQKQTGAAGERLKEAGNINRSLSQLGNLINILAEVSQSGKQRHIPYRDSRLTFLLQESLGGNAKLAILCAISPSQSCKSETLSTLRFAQRAKVITNKAVVNEITQDDVNVLREQIRQLKDELLRMKTHGTQSESSGSYSTGWNARRSLNLLRMSLNRPRALPVIKDDSDEEMEIDENDVEKPHFEAGLQPSEDKVPAVLEISKEKVLFCKSDNRMVLGDTQSGHISGSGSGTYQVNALEGRELEHIDQGHVCLKLDGKGYCSTDDGVDKPLDGSRTAEMNDEKIQVLPDNDMLGKSKPLEEKAHVLVSDPPVISSSSPDSIISPSSLSVPCRTSPVLQSPKLSTSPIVENRSRKSLRTSSSKSASQNNILENVESRSGDINLSFADTSNHNSLNASIMQTCKKFLAPTEHLAASLHHGLQIMDNHRHSSALRRSSFMFSIRPVDVKPMGPVIKVDAGVQTLVQESEIPGILSTFICNRCKNGASTDEHSNNTELQLVLVDGSMSSDKQKMQVPKAVEKVLAGAIRREMAVEDQCAKQAAEIAQLNRLVQQYKHERECSAVIAETREDKISRLESLMDGILPTEDFMEEEFVSLMNEHKLLNEKYENHPEVLRVNIELKRVQDELDRYRNFCDMGERDVLMGEIQDLKGQVQYYMSSSMSTPKPNPLLLLADSIEPNSTPLSPISELAEESADEKQKQEMCDWDKVESKWISISEELRRELEASRSLAEKWKRELDSEKKCTEELKEALQTAMQGHAHILEQYAELQEKHIALLGRHRKISDGIEDVKRAAAKAGVKGSESRFIDSLAAEISVLRAEREKERRYWRDENKGLQAQLRDTAEAVQAAGEVLVRLKEAEETAAIAQKRVLLAEQETEKAYQEIDTLKKTYEKEILLLNQFLVESRLPKESPRPAEFDDRAAAEYDVGGTLIDQRCIQEFEPLCHEGDNGFSKGTDPNSWFSGYDRCNI